A genomic region of Acidobacteriota bacterium contains the following coding sequences:
- a CDS encoding RDD family protein: MKCPKCGYLGFETTDRCRNCQYDFSLSPFSTEPDLALRPDPASESSGDFELPAIKRQTDNLAAGALDLDRLFGDAESGTAVASEPRSGALEPSAPSLMSLAEPHARAEPEHEPPDVPADPNALPFDDAPLLPRAARTPLAVRRATPEIPRNRPRTTRPVRMEAPLAFEPAPAPPTSAEVSALTAETVASLMQAPTLAARVGAGVIDLALLAAVDAAVLFLTLRISGLQTTIEDLRVIPVAPFAAFLALLAFGYVAAFTVAGGQTIGKMLLGLRVIGDDGRPIDAAGGVLRAVGCMLVPATLGLSYVPAFFSSDHRALHDRLAGTRVVSE; this comes from the coding sequence ATGAAGTGCCCGAAGTGCGGTTACCTTGGGTTTGAGACCACCGACCGGTGCCGGAACTGCCAGTACGACTTCTCGCTGTCGCCCTTCAGCACCGAGCCCGATCTAGCCCTGCGACCAGACCCGGCCTCGGAATCGTCCGGTGACTTCGAGTTGCCGGCCATCAAGCGGCAGACCGACAACCTCGCCGCTGGGGCGCTGGATCTCGATCGCCTGTTTGGCGATGCCGAGTCCGGCACGGCGGTCGCATCCGAACCCCGGTCCGGCGCTCTCGAACCCTCAGCCCCGTCGTTGATGTCGCTCGCCGAGCCCCACGCCCGGGCCGAGCCGGAGCACGAGCCGCCAGACGTGCCGGCGGATCCGAACGCGCTGCCGTTCGATGACGCGCCGCTCCTGCCACGCGCGGCGCGCACGCCGCTGGCCGTGCGCCGCGCCACCCCCGAGATCCCGCGCAACCGGCCACGGACCACGCGGCCAGTCCGCATGGAAGCGCCGCTCGCGTTCGAGCCGGCGCCGGCGCCGCCGACCAGCGCCGAGGTCAGCGCGCTGACTGCTGAAACCGTGGCCTCACTGATGCAGGCGCCGACGCTGGCGGCGCGGGTTGGCGCCGGCGTGATCGACCTCGCCCTGCTCGCGGCGGTGGACGCCGCGGTGTTGTTTCTCACGCTGCGCATTTCCGGGCTGCAAACGACGATCGAGGATCTGCGGGTCATTCCGGTGGCGCCGTTCGCCGCCTTCCTGGCGCTGCTGGCGTTCGGCTACGTGGCGGCGTTCACCGTGGCCGGCGGACAAACCATTGGCAAGATGCTCCTCGGGCTGCGGGTGATTGGCGACGACGGCCGGCCGATCGACGCGGCCGGTGGCGTGTTGCGGGCGGTTGGCTGCATGCTGGTGCCGGCCACGCTGGGGCTGTCGTACGTGCCGGCGTTCTTCAGCAGCGATCATCGCGCCTTGCACGATCGTCTGGCGGGCACCCGCGTGGTCAGCGAATGA
- a CDS encoding competence/damage-inducible protein A, producing the protein MADRVDSRPLDATIIAVGSELLTPEKTDTNSLFITQVLNDLGIAVTCKAIIGDHRGELASYLAHALHRHRVVVMTGGLGPTDDDLTREVVAGHLGLSMREDPVIIEAIERRFASRGWKMPAVNRRQAQVPSGATVLDNPNGTAPGLWLEHDGAVIALLPGPPREMQPMMAGEVRTRLAALAGDTRLFRRLVRVSGKGESAVEEVAQPIYSRWLAQHPAIDTTILAGLGQVELHLVLQSADAPSAAAALDAAVDELTRALGRDVVSTNGASLEATVGELLRARGWRVALAESCTGGLATSRLTDVPGSSDYVERSIVAYSNQAKVDLLGVPASLIREHGAVSEPVAAAMAEGIRDRAGVQVGVSITGIAGPGGGSAEKPVGTVCIAVAGAATHVRTFRFPGGRDMVKAMSANWAIDLLRRSLLGG; encoded by the coding sequence GTGGCTGATCGCGTAGACTCCCGCCCCCTCGACGCGACCATCATCGCCGTTGGCAGCGAGCTGCTCACGCCCGAGAAGACCGACACCAACTCGCTCTTCATCACCCAGGTGCTGAACGATCTCGGCATCGCCGTGACGTGCAAGGCGATCATCGGCGACCACCGCGGCGAGCTCGCGTCTTACCTTGCGCACGCCTTGCATCGGCACCGCGTGGTCGTGATGACTGGTGGCCTCGGTCCCACCGACGATGACCTCACCCGCGAGGTGGTGGCGGGCCACCTGGGGCTGTCGATGCGCGAAGACCCCGTGATCATCGAGGCGATCGAGCGGCGGTTTGCCTCGCGCGGCTGGAAGATGCCGGCCGTCAACCGCCGCCAGGCCCAGGTGCCGAGCGGCGCGACCGTCCTCGACAACCCGAACGGCACCGCGCCCGGACTATGGCTCGAGCACGACGGGGCAGTCATTGCCTTGCTGCCGGGCCCACCCCGCGAGATGCAGCCGATGATGGCCGGCGAGGTGCGGACACGCCTGGCCGCCCTCGCGGGCGACACGCGGCTGTTTCGCCGCCTGGTGCGCGTATCCGGTAAGGGCGAATCCGCGGTCGAGGAAGTCGCGCAGCCCATTTACTCGCGCTGGCTGGCGCAGCACCCGGCGATCGACACGACCATTCTTGCCGGGCTTGGCCAGGTCGAGCTGCACCTGGTGCTTCAATCCGCCGACGCGCCGTCGGCGGCGGCGGCGCTGGACGCAGCGGTCGATGAGTTGACGCGCGCACTCGGTCGCGACGTCGTCAGCACCAACGGCGCGTCGCTCGAGGCCACGGTGGGCGAGTTGCTGCGCGCGCGCGGCTGGCGCGTGGCGCTCGCCGAATCCTGCACCGGCGGTCTGGCCACGTCGCGGTTGACCGACGTGCCGGGGAGTTCCGACTACGTCGAGCGCAGCATCGTGGCGTACAGCAATCAAGCCAAGGTTGACCTGCTTGGCGTGCCCGCGTCGTTGATCAGGGAACATGGCGCGGTCAGCGAGCCGGTGGCCGCCGCCATGGCCGAAGGCATTCGCGACCGCGCCGGCGTGCAGGTCGGCGTCAGCATTACCGGCATCGCCGGGCCCGGCGGCGGCAGCGCCGAGAAGCCGGTCGGCACCGTGTGCATTGCCGTCGCCGGCGCGGCCACACACGTGCGCACGTTCCGGTTCCCCGGCGGGCGCGACATGGTCAAGGCCATGTCGGCAAACTGGGCCATCGACCTGTTGCGCCGCTCGTTGCTGGGAGGCTGA
- the thpR gene encoding RNA 2',3'-cyclic phosphodiesterase, producing MFARVFVAIDVGDAVRAEAARVIQVITNKIDAVKTPPKITWVRPAAMHVTLRFIGEVDEAALPALCEQLSPPYDMAPFEVEWRGIGAFPSPRHPRALWLGVVAGGSPLGALEAEVSRRLAGTFDPESRPLLPHLTLGRIKMAGAGVDWPKVLQSVEVRGARSVVDRVTLYRSHLTRPFDRLRVAPSAVEGRGPHYTGLVSAPLVWTSFPPS from the coding sequence ATGTTCGCGAGGGTCTTTGTCGCCATTGATGTCGGCGATGCCGTTCGCGCCGAGGCCGCCCGGGTCATCCAGGTCATCACCAACAAGATCGACGCCGTGAAGACGCCGCCGAAGATCACCTGGGTCAGGCCGGCGGCGATGCATGTGACGCTGCGGTTCATCGGCGAGGTTGACGAGGCGGCGCTGCCGGCGCTCTGCGAGCAGCTGTCCCCGCCCTACGACATGGCGCCGTTCGAGGTCGAGTGGCGCGGCATCGGCGCGTTCCCGTCGCCGCGTCATCCGCGGGCGCTGTGGCTCGGGGTGGTCGCCGGCGGTTCGCCGCTCGGCGCGCTCGAGGCCGAGGTGAGCCGGCGGCTCGCGGGCACGTTCGATCCCGAGTCGCGGCCCCTGCTGCCGCATCTCACGCTCGGGCGCATCAAGATGGCCGGGGCGGGTGTCGATTGGCCCAAGGTGCTGCAGTCGGTCGAGGTGCGCGGCGCGCGATCGGTGGTGGATCGCGTCACCCTGTATCGCAGCCATCTGACACGGCCCTTCGACAGGCTCAGGGTCGCCCCGAGCGCAGTCGAGGGGCGAGGGCCGCACTATACTGGACTGGTCAGTGCGCCACTCGTATGGACCTCCTTCCCGCCATCCTGA
- a CDS encoding phosphatidylglycerophosphatase A, with product MNQLALFVATFGYVGFFPIAPGTAGSLAALALFAFVRWVGMPAFELGTIAVVLAAGIWSANGAERALGRKDPGPVVIDEVLGMLITLALLPVSLAGVLVGFLLFRLFDVVKPYPAGRLEHLPGGYGIMLDDAMAGVYAYLVLRLCMWWMPSWLIA from the coding sequence ATGAACCAGTTGGCGTTGTTTGTGGCCACCTTTGGCTACGTCGGGTTCTTCCCGATCGCTCCCGGCACCGCCGGTTCGCTGGCGGCCCTGGCGCTGTTCGCCTTCGTCCGCTGGGTGGGGATGCCGGCGTTCGAACTGGGAACCATTGCCGTGGTGCTGGCGGCGGGCATCTGGTCGGCCAACGGCGCCGAGCGCGCCCTCGGCCGCAAGGATCCCGGGCCGGTCGTGATCGACGAAGTACTCGGGATGTTGATCACGCTGGCATTGCTGCCGGTGTCGCTCGCCGGCGTCCTGGTCGGATTCCTGCTGTTCCGGCTGTTTGATGTCGTCAAGCCGTACCCGGCCGGCCGCCTGGAGCACCTGCCCGGCGGCTACGGCATCATGCTCGACGACGCGATGGCCGGGGTGTATGCGTACCTCGTGCTGCGCCTGTGCATGTGGTGGATGCCGTCGTGGCTGATCGCGTAG
- a CDS encoding riboflavin synthase produces MPGWKQMFTGIVEAVGTLAEVKGTGGGYRVRIHTPLATELKLGDSVAVNGVCLTVILIDGEHVLADVGPETARVTTFGALQRGQSVNLERPLRFDGRVDGHFVLGHVDGVGTVEDVRPEAESHWVTIAFPPGLAAYFIRKGSVAVDGVSLTVAGLGERQFDVQVIPFTWRTTTLKLLRAGDKVNLECDLFGKYAVRAMELRKS; encoded by the coding sequence ATGCCTGGATGGAAGCAGATGTTCACGGGGATCGTTGAGGCGGTCGGCACGCTGGCCGAGGTCAAGGGTACGGGGGGCGGATACCGCGTGCGCATCCACACGCCGCTCGCCACCGAGCTGAAGCTGGGCGACAGCGTGGCCGTGAACGGGGTGTGCCTGACCGTCATCCTGATTGACGGCGAGCACGTGCTGGCCGACGTCGGCCCCGAAACCGCGCGCGTCACGACCTTTGGCGCGTTGCAGCGCGGGCAATCGGTCAATCTGGAGCGGCCGCTCCGGTTCGACGGCCGCGTCGATGGTCACTTCGTCCTGGGCCACGTGGACGGGGTCGGGACCGTCGAAGACGTCCGGCCCGAAGCCGAGTCGCATTGGGTGACGATTGCCTTTCCCCCCGGGCTGGCCGCGTATTTCATTCGCAAGGGTTCGGTCGCCGTCGACGGCGTCAGCCTCACCGTGGCCGGCCTTGGCGAGCGGCAGTTCGACGTGCAGGTGATCCCGTTTACCTGGCGGACGACGACGCTCAAGCTGCTGCGGGCCGGCGACAAGGTCAACCTCGAATGCGACTTATTCGGCAAGTACGCGGTCCGCGCCATGGAACTCAGGAAGTCATGA
- the ffh gene encoding signal recognition particle protein: protein MFDALSNRLQDVFQSIKGETRLTEATVENVLREIRLALLEADVNFKVVKAFVDRVRDRAMDQAVLKSLTPSQQVIKIVRDELLALFGDAKGGLQESSARPRVILMLGLQGSGKTTTTGKLAKWLVKQGKHPIVVSTDVRRPAAIQQLAIVAQQAGVRVHDPVGNLDPVSRTKSALAEAKAVGNDVVIVDTAGRLHIDDELMKELVAIREIAAPTDLLYVADAMTGQDAIKSAGEFNAQMGVTGVVLTKIDGDARGGAALSVVSVVGVPIAFVGSGEKLEDLEPFHADRFVSRMLGMGDVLSLIEKAEEVIDQGDAEKLEAKIRKGGFTLEDFRDQLRMLKRMGPLDKIMGMLPGMGGMKELAGQKPDEKQLSRIEAIINSMTPAERKQADLLDGSRRKRVAKGSGTTVEDVNRLLKQFVEMQRMLKMVGQMTGEPIAAAPKKKKKKSPFSLMR, encoded by the coding sequence TTGTTCGACGCCCTTAGTAATCGCCTGCAGGACGTCTTCCAGTCCATCAAGGGAGAAACACGTCTTACAGAAGCGACGGTTGAGAACGTCCTCCGGGAGATCCGGCTGGCGTTGCTCGAGGCCGACGTCAACTTCAAGGTCGTCAAGGCCTTCGTCGATCGCGTGCGCGATCGGGCGATGGACCAGGCGGTCCTCAAGAGCCTGACGCCGAGCCAGCAGGTCATCAAGATCGTCCGGGATGAACTGCTCGCGCTGTTTGGCGATGCCAAGGGCGGGCTTCAGGAGAGCTCGGCGCGACCGCGCGTGATTTTGATGCTCGGGCTGCAGGGCTCGGGCAAGACGACGACGACCGGCAAGCTGGCCAAGTGGCTGGTGAAGCAGGGGAAGCACCCGATTGTGGTGTCCACCGACGTCCGGCGTCCGGCGGCCATTCAGCAGTTGGCCATCGTCGCGCAGCAGGCCGGCGTGCGCGTGCACGATCCGGTGGGCAACCTGGATCCGGTGTCGCGCACGAAGAGCGCGCTGGCCGAAGCCAAGGCGGTCGGCAACGACGTCGTGATCGTCGACACGGCGGGCCGGCTGCACATCGACGACGAGCTCATGAAAGAGCTGGTCGCGATTCGGGAGATTGCGGCGCCGACCGACCTGCTCTATGTCGCCGATGCGATGACGGGCCAGGACGCCATCAAGAGCGCGGGCGAGTTCAACGCGCAGATGGGCGTCACCGGCGTGGTGCTGACGAAGATCGACGGCGACGCGCGCGGCGGCGCGGCCCTGTCGGTGGTGTCGGTCGTCGGCGTGCCGATTGCGTTCGTCGGCAGCGGCGAGAAACTGGAAGACCTCGAACCGTTCCACGCGGATCGGTTCGTGTCGCGCATGCTGGGCATGGGCGACGTGCTGTCGCTGATCGAGAAGGCCGAAGAGGTCATCGACCAGGGCGATGCCGAGAAGCTGGAAGCGAAAATCCGCAAGGGCGGGTTCACGCTCGAAGACTTCCGCGATCAGCTCCGCATGCTGAAGCGGATGGGCCCGCTCGACAAGATCATGGGCATGCTGCCCGGGATGGGCGGCATGAAGGAACTGGCCGGCCAGAAGCCGGACGAGAAGCAGCTCTCGCGGATCGAAGCGATCATCAACTCGATGACGCCCGCGGAGCGGAAGCAGGCGGACCTCCTCGATGGGAGCCGCCGCAAGCGCGTCGCGAAGGGCAGCGGCACGACGGTTGAAGACGTCAACCGCCTGCTGAAGCAGTTCGTGGAAATGCAGCGGATGCTGAAGATGGTGGGCCAAATGACGGGCGAGCCCATTGCTGCGGCACCGAAGAAGAAAAAGAAGAAGAGCCCGTTTAGCTTGATGCGTTAG
- a CDS encoding bifunctional 3,4-dihydroxy-2-butanone-4-phosphate synthase/GTP cyclohydrolase II: MLIVVDDEDRENEGDLTIAAEHVTPEAINFMMTHGRGLICMPMTAARLDELNIPLQVPQQMNSTQFETAFCVGVEAKRGTSTGISAHDRARTVLTAIDPKTKPADLARPGHVFPLRARDGGVLVRAGQTEAAVDLSRMAGLEPAGVICEIAKKDGTMARVPELAKFARKHKLLMITVADLIQHRMQHEGLVQKAAEADLPTELGPFRIHAYTSVLDSMTHVALVAGDISSGKDILVRVHSKCLTGDVFHSARCDCGDQLDAAMRRIAAEGRGVLLYLNQEGRGIGLANKIRAYALQDQGLDTVEANEKLGFKPDQRDYGIGAQILRDLGVRTMRLLTNNPRKFVGLQGYGLSVSSTLPLEIAASDTTRKYLKVKKDKLGHRLKSV; encoded by the coding sequence ATGCTGATCGTCGTCGATGACGAGGATCGCGAGAACGAAGGCGACCTGACGATTGCCGCCGAGCACGTGACGCCGGAGGCGATCAACTTCATGATGACGCACGGGCGCGGCCTGATCTGCATGCCCATGACCGCGGCCCGGCTCGACGAACTGAACATCCCGCTGCAGGTGCCGCAGCAGATGAACTCGACGCAGTTCGAGACGGCTTTCTGTGTCGGCGTCGAGGCGAAGCGCGGCACGTCCACCGGCATCTCGGCGCACGACCGCGCGCGCACGGTCCTGACGGCGATCGATCCGAAGACCAAGCCCGCCGACCTGGCGCGGCCGGGGCACGTGTTCCCGCTGCGCGCGCGCGACGGCGGCGTACTGGTGCGCGCGGGCCAGACCGAGGCGGCGGTTGACCTGTCGCGCATGGCGGGCCTGGAGCCGGCCGGCGTGATCTGTGAGATTGCCAAGAAGGACGGCACCATGGCGCGCGTGCCCGAACTGGCGAAGTTCGCGCGCAAGCACAAACTGCTGATGATCACGGTGGCGGATCTCATCCAGCACCGGATGCAGCACGAAGGCCTCGTTCAGAAAGCGGCGGAAGCGGATTTGCCGACCGAACTCGGCCCGTTCCGCATTCACGCCTACACCAGCGTCCTCGACAGCATGACCCACGTCGCGCTGGTGGCAGGGGACATCAGCTCGGGCAAGGACATCCTGGTGCGCGTGCACTCGAAGTGCCTGACCGGTGACGTGTTCCATTCGGCCCGCTGCGACTGTGGCGACCAGCTCGATGCCGCGATGCGGCGCATTGCCGCCGAAGGCCGGGGCGTGCTCCTGTATCTCAACCAGGAAGGGCGCGGCATTGGCCTGGCCAACAAGATTCGGGCCTATGCACTGCAGGACCAGGGCCTCGACACGGTCGAGGCGAACGAGAAGCTGGGCTTCAAGCCCGACCAGCGTGATTACGGCATCGGCGCCCAGATCCTGCGCGACCTGGGGGTCCGAACCATGCGGCTGCTGACCAACAATCCCCGTAAGTTCGTGGGTCTGCAGGGGTACGGCCTGTCGGTGTCCTCGACCCTCCCACTGGAGATTGCCGCCTCCGACACCACCCGTAAGTACCTGAAAGTAAAGAAAGACAAGCTCGGGCACCGCCTCAAATCGGTTTGA
- the ribD gene encoding bifunctional diaminohydroxyphosphoribosylaminopyrimidine deaminase/5-amino-6-(5-phosphoribosylamino)uracil reductase RibD, translating to MVSDADYMRRALFHARRAEGVTTPNPMVGAVVVGTDGVIVGEGRHPRVGDPHAEVFALQAAGERARGATLYVNLEPCCHVGRTGPCTDRIIGAGIARVVAAMTDPNPLVSGRGFTQLRASGIQVEVGLLGEDAARLNRAFTTVQTAGRPMVTVKVATSQDGKIAAAPGVRTAITSSAANRRTQRLRGAVDAVGVGSGTVLADDPVLTARDSYRLRPLARVVFDRRLRTPSSARLFSTLAAGPVIIISTAETVAQQPGRADALRAAGATLVAGTGDLATDVRALLAWDISALLLEGGGALHAAAWRARIVDRVIVIVAPTELGEQGAKVFDGLPVPMSQLIPVRVETLGPDAWMEADVHGDR from the coding sequence ATGGTGAGCGACGCCGATTACATGCGGCGCGCGTTGTTTCACGCCCGGCGGGCCGAGGGTGTCACGACGCCCAATCCGATGGTGGGCGCCGTGGTGGTCGGCACCGACGGCGTGATCGTCGGCGAGGGCCGGCACCCTCGCGTCGGCGATCCACACGCCGAGGTGTTCGCGCTGCAGGCCGCCGGGGAGCGCGCGCGCGGCGCGACGCTCTATGTGAATCTCGAGCCCTGTTGTCACGTCGGCCGCACCGGTCCATGTACCGATCGCATCATCGGCGCCGGCATCGCGCGGGTGGTCGCGGCCATGACCGACCCCAATCCGCTGGTCAGCGGGCGGGGCTTTACGCAGTTGCGCGCGAGCGGCATCCAGGTGGAGGTGGGGCTGCTCGGCGAGGACGCCGCGCGCCTCAACCGGGCCTTCACGACCGTGCAGACCGCGGGACGGCCCATGGTGACCGTAAAGGTCGCCACCAGCCAGGACGGCAAGATCGCGGCGGCCCCCGGGGTGCGCACCGCGATCACCTCGTCGGCGGCCAATCGCCGGACCCAGCGCCTGCGCGGAGCGGTGGACGCCGTGGGGGTGGGGTCGGGCACGGTCCTGGCCGATGATCCCGTGCTGACGGCCCGCGACTCTTACCGCTTGCGGCCGCTGGCGCGGGTGGTGTTCGACCGCCGGCTGCGCACGCCGTCCAGCGCGCGCCTCTTCTCGACGCTGGCCGCTGGCCCGGTCATAATAATCAGTACGGCTGAGACGGTGGCGCAGCAGCCGGGTCGCGCCGACGCCTTGCGGGCGGCGGGCGCCACCCTGGTGGCAGGCACCGGCGACCTGGCCACCGACGTCCGGGCGCTGCTGGCGTGGGACATCTCAGCGTTACTGCTCGAGGGGGGCGGCGCTTTGCATGCCGCGGCCTGGCGGGCGCGTATCGTCGACCGTGTGATTGTGATTGTGGCGCCCACCGAACTGGGTGAGCAGGGCGCCAAGGTGTTCGACGGACTGCCGGTGCCAATGTCGCAACTCATTCCAGTGCGGGTTGAGACGCTCGGGCCGGATGCCTGGATGGAAGCAGATGTTCACGGGGATCGTTGA
- a CDS encoding NAD(P)H-dependent glycerol-3-phosphate dehydrogenase, with product MTHTIGVLGSGSWGTALAVHLARTGHDVRLWARDAALATQMATTRVNATYLPGIELPPSLGPTHALEDALVGARFVVVAVPSHGVRDVMRAANPFMATGCNVVSATKGLEQGSMLRMSEVLRAECPAGVEVVVLSGPSFAIELARELPTAMVAAGASSAAVEMIQAHFRSNSLRLYGSSDVVGVEIGGALKNIIAIAAGVVEGLGLGHNALAALITRGLAELSRLAVGLGAQRETMAGLAGLGDLVLTCTGDLSRNRQLGMALARGESLAQILARTKTVAEGVRTTEAALALGARHGIELPIAQGMSDVLAGRSDPQTAIRNLMGRKQKLEHA from the coding sequence ATGACACACACCATCGGGGTGTTGGGATCGGGTAGTTGGGGCACGGCGCTGGCCGTGCACCTGGCGCGGACCGGGCACGACGTCCGCCTGTGGGCCCGGGACGCTGCGCTCGCTACGCAGATGGCGACGACGCGGGTCAACGCGACGTATTTACCGGGCATCGAACTGCCGCCGTCGCTGGGGCCGACCCATGCGCTCGAAGACGCGCTGGTCGGCGCTCGGTTCGTCGTCGTTGCGGTGCCGTCGCACGGCGTGCGCGACGTGATGCGGGCGGCCAACCCGTTCATGGCAACCGGCTGCAACGTGGTCAGCGCGACCAAGGGTCTCGAGCAGGGCTCGATGCTGCGCATGTCGGAGGTGCTTCGCGCCGAATGTCCTGCCGGTGTCGAGGTGGTGGTCCTGTCGGGCCCGAGCTTCGCGATCGAGCTGGCGCGCGAACTGCCAACCGCCATGGTCGCCGCTGGGGCATCGTCTGCCGCCGTCGAGATGATCCAGGCCCACTTCCGGTCGAACTCGCTGCGGCTGTATGGCAGCAGCGACGTGGTCGGCGTGGAGATCGGCGGCGCCCTCAAGAACATCATTGCGATTGCGGCCGGAGTGGTCGAAGGCCTCGGGCTCGGTCACAACGCACTGGCGGCCCTGATCACGCGTGGCCTGGCCGAGCTCTCCAGGCTCGCGGTCGGCCTGGGCGCCCAGCGCGAAACCATGGCCGGCCTCGCGGGCCTGGGCGATCTCGTGCTGACGTGTACTGGCGATCTCAGCCGGAACCGGCAGTTAGGGATGGCGCTGGCGCGCGGTGAATCGCTGGCGCAGATACTGGCCCGGACGAAGACGGTCGCCGAAGGTGTGCGCACGACCGAGGCGGCGCTGGCGCTCGGCGCCCGCCATGGGATCGAGCTCCCGATTGCCCAGGGAATGTCCGACGTGCTGGCGGGCCGCAGTGACCCGCAGACCGCGATCAGGAACCTGATGGGCCGCAAGCAAAAGCTGGAACACGCGTAG
- the plsY gene encoding glycerol-3-phosphate 1-O-acyltransferase PlsY, with protein MDLLPAILIGYAVGSLPIGYLVAQSARGVDLRQVGSGNVGAANVYRTGGWRMGLAVMLADVTKGAGAVLVVGPGPAGVAAGVAAVVGQIYPVWLGFKGGKGVATASGVFGVLAPWPTAIAAAAFGLTVARTRFVSLGSIVAAVLLPVIEWSTPGLRAVDLGATIVAALILFRHRGNVARLWSRTERALGT; from the coding sequence ATGGACCTCCTTCCCGCCATCCTGATCGGCTACGCCGTCGGCTCGCTGCCGATCGGCTACCTCGTCGCGCAGTCGGCGCGTGGCGTGGACCTGCGCCAGGTCGGCAGCGGTAACGTCGGCGCGGCGAACGTGTACCGCACCGGCGGATGGCGCATGGGGCTCGCCGTGATGCTCGCCGACGTCACCAAGGGCGCCGGCGCGGTGTTGGTGGTGGGCCCGGGGCCGGCGGGGGTGGCGGCCGGGGTGGCCGCCGTGGTGGGCCAGATCTATCCAGTCTGGCTGGGCTTCAAAGGCGGCAAGGGCGTGGCGACCGCCAGCGGCGTGTTCGGGGTGCTGGCGCCGTGGCCGACGGCGATTGCCGCGGCGGCGTTCGGGTTGACGGTCGCCCGCACCCGCTTCGTCTCGCTCGGTTCCATCGTCGCCGCCGTGCTGCTGCCGGTGATCGAGTGGTCGACGCCGGGCCTGCGCGCGGTCGACCTCGGCGCCACCATCGTGGCGGCCTTGATTCTGTTCCGTCACCGCGGCAATGTCGCCCGCCTGTGGTCGCGAACCGAACGCGCATTAGGGACATGA
- the ftsY gene encoding signal recognition particle-docking protein FtsY — MGLFDKLKQGLQRTTQQLVDKFEDIVRLADATEARTRDIDAETAEALEEVLLMADVGVAASGEIVGAVTRRQRRGESLRELVKQEMLRVLEATTPLAPPTVKPHVMLIVGVNGVGKTTTIGKLANQLKREGRTPLICAADTFRAAAVDQLQIWADRAGVEMVRAREGSDPAAVVFDAITAGKARQRDVVLVDTAGRLHTRTNLMNELDKIRRVASREVAGAPHEVLLVLDATVGQNGLAQAREFTSVAGVTGIVLTKLDGTAKGGIAVAIAHDLKLPIRYIGVGEGVDDLLPFSPREYVDAIFQEKW, encoded by the coding sequence ATGGGCCTTTTTGACAAGTTGAAGCAGGGGCTGCAGCGCACGACGCAGCAGCTGGTTGACAAGTTTGAAGACATCGTGCGGCTCGCCGACGCTACCGAGGCGCGCACCCGCGACATCGATGCCGAGACCGCCGAAGCGCTCGAAGAGGTGCTGCTGATGGCCGACGTCGGCGTCGCCGCGTCGGGCGAAATTGTCGGCGCCGTCACACGGCGGCAACGTCGCGGCGAGAGCCTGCGCGAGCTCGTGAAGCAGGAGATGTTGCGCGTACTGGAAGCGACGACCCCGCTGGCTCCGCCCACGGTGAAGCCGCACGTCATGCTGATCGTCGGCGTCAACGGCGTCGGCAAGACCACCACGATCGGCAAGTTGGCGAATCAGTTGAAGCGCGAGGGCCGCACGCCGCTGATTTGCGCGGCCGACACCTTTCGTGCCGCGGCGGTGGACCAGTTGCAAATTTGGGCGGATCGCGCCGGCGTCGAGATGGTCCGCGCGCGCGAGGGGTCGGATCCGGCGGCCGTGGTGTTCGACGCGATCACGGCGGGCAAGGCTCGCCAGCGCGACGTCGTGCTGGTCGATACCGCCGGCCGGCTCCATACGCGCACCAACCTCATGAACGAACTCGACAAGATCCGGCGGGTGGCGAGCCGCGAGGTGGCCGGGGCACCTCACGAAGTGCTGCTGGTGCTCGATGCCACCGTCGGGCAGAACGGCCTGGCGCAGGCCCGCGAGTTCACCAGCGTGGCCGGGGTCACCGGGATCGTGTTGACCAAGCTCGATGGCACCGCCAAGGGCGGCATCGCGGTCGCCATTGCCCACGACTTGAAGCTGCCGATTCGGTACATCGGCGTCGGCGAAGGCGTGGACGACTTGCTGCCGTTCTCGCCGCGTGAATACGTCGACGCCATCTTCCAAGAGAAATGGTGA